Proteins encoded together in one Cryptosporangium aurantiacum window:
- a CDS encoding urease subunit beta has protein sequence MIPGEIVVAEEPVPLLTGRDRLTVEVTNTADRPIQVGSHYHFAAVNTGLAFDRRAAWGYRLAIPAGTAVRFEPGVVREVDLVAIAGTRDVPGLRPEFAGLLDERGPEA, from the coding sequence ATGATTCCCGGCGAGATCGTGGTCGCCGAAGAGCCGGTGCCGCTGCTCACCGGCCGCGACCGGCTCACGGTCGAGGTCACGAACACCGCCGACCGGCCGATCCAGGTCGGCAGCCACTACCACTTCGCCGCGGTGAACACCGGGCTGGCGTTCGACCGGCGTGCGGCCTGGGGTTACCGCCTGGCGATCCCGGCAGGCACCGCCGTCCGGTTCGAGCCGGGCGTCGTCCGCGAGGTCGACCTGGTCGCGATCGCCGGGACTCGGGACGTGCCCGGCCTGCGGCCGGAGTTCGCCGGCCTACTCGACGAACGGGGTCCCGAAGCGTGA
- a CDS encoding urease subunit gamma — translation MHLTPHEQERLLISYAADLAQRRRQRGLRLNYPEAVAVITSFLLEAARDGRTVSDLMEAGRHVLGRDDVMDGVPEMIEEVQVEATFPDGTKLVTVHHPIP, via the coding sequence GTGCACCTGACCCCGCACGAGCAGGAACGACTGCTCATCTCCTACGCGGCCGACCTGGCGCAGCGCCGCCGTCAGCGCGGGCTACGCCTGAACTATCCCGAGGCGGTCGCGGTGATCACCTCGTTCCTGCTGGAGGCAGCCAGGGACGGACGCACCGTGTCCGACCTGATGGAAGCCGGGCGCCACGTGCTCGGCCGGGACGACGTCATGGACGGCGTCCCCGAGATGATCGAGGAGGTGCAGGTGGAAGCGACTTTCCCGGACGGGACCAAGCTGGTCACGGTCCACCACCCCATTCCATGA
- the uraD gene encoding 2-oxo-4-hydroxy-4-carboxy-5-ureidoimidazoline decarboxylase: MDELNAAEADAAAAMLHPCCASTAWGRAVVAGRPYPGLDALLAASDPIVRSLSWADVEEALAAHPRIGDRPTDAATTEKKWSQGEQAGVADADGEVLAALADGNAAYEARFGHVYLVCASGKSAEELLGILQDRLDNDPAHEHDVVRGELAAITRLRLQKLFADESVEVRP; encoded by the coding sequence GTGGACGAGTTGAACGCCGCCGAAGCCGACGCCGCTGCGGCCATGCTGCATCCGTGCTGCGCCTCGACGGCTTGGGGGCGGGCAGTCGTGGCGGGTCGTCCGTATCCCGGTCTGGACGCGCTCCTCGCCGCATCCGACCCGATCGTGAGGTCGCTGAGCTGGGCAGACGTCGAGGAAGCGCTGGCCGCGCACCCACGGATCGGTGACCGCCCCACGGACGCCGCCACCACCGAGAAGAAGTGGTCCCAGGGTGAGCAGGCGGGGGTCGCCGACGCCGACGGCGAGGTGCTGGCCGCGCTGGCCGACGGGAACGCCGCGTACGAGGCACGATTCGGCCACGTCTATCTGGTGTGCGCGTCGGGCAAGTCGGCGGAAGAGCTGCTCGGCATCCTGCAGGACCGGTTGGACAACGACCCGGCGCACGAACACGACGTAGTGCGCGGCGAGCTCGCGGCGATCACCCGGCTGCGGCTGCAGAAGCTGTTCGCTGACGAATCAGTGGAGGTCCGTCCTTGA
- a CDS encoding DinB family protein, which yields MTDRRTPFIVGDESATLLAFLAYLRQAIIRKIEDLSESEARRSVVPSGTSLAGLVKHLTVAERYWFRHVWAGDPGVEWDRHSWDVADDVTVDQLIDDYREAWKESDRLIEAAPDLDAPCAEEYRSHRLSLRWVLVHMIEETSRHAGHADITRELIDGSTGR from the coding sequence ATGACGGATCGCAGGACTCCTTTCATCGTCGGTGATGAATCCGCAACCCTGCTGGCTTTCCTCGCCTACCTCCGACAAGCCATCATCCGGAAGATCGAAGACCTCTCCGAGTCCGAAGCCCGGCGTTCGGTGGTGCCGTCGGGAACCAGCCTGGCCGGGCTCGTCAAACACCTGACCGTCGCCGAGCGGTACTGGTTCCGCCACGTCTGGGCCGGTGACCCCGGCGTCGAGTGGGACCGGCACAGCTGGGACGTCGCTGACGACGTGACGGTCGACCAGCTCATCGACGACTACCGCGAGGCATGGAAGGAGTCCGACCGGCTGATTGAGGCGGCGCCGGACCTCGACGCCCCGTGCGCCGAGGAGTACCGGAGCCACCGGCTCTCGCTGCGGTGGGTGCTCGTGCACATGATCGAGGAGACCAGCCGCCACGCCGGTCACGCCGACATCACCCGGGAGTTGATCGACGGCTCGACGGGCCGCTAG
- the pucL gene encoding factor-independent urate hydroxylase yields MSFFLGSNQYGKAGIRLVSVQRDGDRHLVTDFTVATALAGHLDDTHFTGDNSAVLPTDTQKNTVYAFAREFGVGEPEAFALRLAKHFVTTQEAIYHARVNIEQHTWERLAPHGEPAPHSFVRAGTETRRAEVIVTEDDVAVSSGLGDLTLLNTTNSEFHGFPRDKYTTLPETRERMLATSVEAWWDHDSADVDWGKSYAEARDALLTAFASTYSLSLQQTLFSMGSYVLHQCPSVDEIRLSLPNKHHHLVDLTPFGLDNPDQVYVAPTEPYGLIQGTVQRHQMVPTVGPQLW; encoded by the coding sequence GTGAGTTTCTTCCTGGGCTCGAACCAGTACGGAAAGGCCGGCATCCGGCTGGTCAGCGTGCAGCGCGACGGCGACCGGCACCTCGTCACCGATTTCACGGTGGCGACCGCGCTCGCCGGTCATCTGGACGACACCCACTTCACCGGCGACAACAGCGCGGTGCTCCCGACCGATACGCAGAAGAACACCGTCTACGCGTTCGCCAGGGAGTTCGGCGTCGGCGAGCCGGAGGCGTTCGCTCTGCGGCTGGCAAAGCACTTCGTCACGACGCAGGAGGCGATCTACCACGCACGGGTCAACATCGAGCAGCACACGTGGGAGCGCCTGGCACCGCACGGCGAGCCGGCACCGCACTCGTTCGTCCGGGCCGGGACCGAAACTCGCCGCGCTGAAGTGATCGTGACCGAGGACGACGTCGCGGTCTCGTCCGGCCTCGGCGACCTGACCCTGCTGAACACGACGAACTCGGAGTTCCACGGCTTCCCCCGCGACAAGTACACGACGCTGCCGGAGACGCGGGAACGCATGCTCGCGACCTCGGTGGAAGCGTGGTGGGACCACGACTCGGCCGACGTCGACTGGGGTAAGTCCTACGCCGAGGCCCGCGACGCGCTGCTCACCGCGTTCGCGTCCACCTACAGCCTCTCGCTCCAGCAGACGCTCTTCTCGATGGGCTCGTACGTGCTCCACCAGTGCCCGTCGGTGGACGAGATCCGGCTCTCGCTGCCCAACAAGCACCATCACCTCGTCGACCTCACGCCATTCGGGCTCGACAACCCCGACCAGGTCTACGTCGCGCCGACCGAGCCCTACGGGCTGATCCAGGGCACGGTCCAGCGCCACCAGATGGTTCCGACCGTGGGACCGCAGCTGTGGTGA
- a CDS encoding cutinase family protein, with product MSLSLAVRRVVTAAAVVATSVTGLAMTASPATAACADVEVVFARGSTELPGLGIVGTPLVRAIQQNLPGKTVTSYAVNYAANVSQTSAGPGATDMSNHVKQVAAQCANTVFVLGGYSQGASVTDIAIGIRTFLGTGGTIPTNLAPRIKAITVFGNPLRLYGQNINTASPLYGSRARDVCATGDPVCGGGFNALAHLSYPTNGSVTSAAQFAANLVKAG from the coding sequence ATGTCCTTGTCTCTCGCGGTTCGCCGCGTCGTCACCGCGGCGGCCGTCGTCGCGACCAGCGTCACCGGTCTGGCGATGACCGCATCGCCGGCCACCGCCGCGTGCGCCGACGTCGAGGTCGTGTTCGCGCGCGGCAGCACGGAACTGCCAGGTCTCGGCATCGTCGGGACGCCGCTGGTGAGGGCGATCCAGCAGAATCTGCCGGGGAAGACCGTGACGTCGTACGCGGTGAACTACGCCGCGAACGTCTCGCAGACCAGCGCCGGCCCCGGCGCCACCGACATGAGTAATCACGTCAAACAGGTTGCCGCGCAGTGCGCCAACACCGTTTTTGTGCTCGGCGGTTATTCGCAGGGCGCGAGCGTCACGGATATCGCGATCGGTATCCGGACGTTCCTCGGTACCGGCGGAACCATTCCGACGAACCTCGCGCCGCGGATCAAGGCGATCACGGTTTTCGGTAACCCGCTGCGGCTCTACGGACAGAACATCAACACGGCCAGCCCGCTGTACGGTTCGCGCGCCCGGGACGTCTGCGCGACCGGTGACCCGGTGTGCGGCGGCGGGTTCAACGCGCTGGCCCACCTGAGCTACCCGACGAACGGCTCGGTGACGAGCGCCGCTCAGTTCGCCGCGAACCTCGTCAAGGCGGGCTAG
- a CDS encoding 8-oxoguanine deaminase translates to MTVYDGCAVATVDASGTEYSSGHVVVSDGVITAVGPGPFTGDAERVDASGCLATPGLVNTHHHLYQWATRAVSVDDGLFEWLKTLYPIWAGITPEIVGAAARAGLARLALTGCTTSTDHHYVFPRSGGDVLGATISAASTVGLRFHPTRGSMDLGVADGGLPPDSVVQDLDTILESVASAVSQWHDPSPGSMLRIAAAPCSPFSVTQDLMRQSAAQARELGIRLHTHLAETHDEDDYCREKFGRTPVEYLSDVGWLGPDVWLAHGVHLSDADVTTLAAAGTGVAHCPSSNARLGSGIAPVAALVRADAPLGLGVDGAASQENGGLADELRQALFAARLRYGPSGLTARDALRIATIGGARCLGRQDEIGSLEVGKRADIALWRVDGPFHADIVDPVDALVYASPPPLARLLVEGRTIVVDGVLQTLDVEAAGHDLRTAARALATVLP, encoded by the coding sequence GTGACCGTCTACGACGGCTGCGCCGTCGCGACCGTCGATGCCTCCGGCACCGAGTACTCCTCCGGCCACGTCGTGGTGTCCGACGGCGTGATCACGGCCGTCGGCCCTGGTCCTTTCACGGGGGACGCCGAGCGGGTGGACGCTTCGGGCTGCCTGGCGACGCCGGGGCTCGTGAACACGCACCACCACCTGTACCAGTGGGCAACGCGAGCGGTCTCCGTCGACGACGGGCTGTTCGAGTGGCTGAAGACGCTGTATCCGATCTGGGCCGGGATCACTCCGGAGATCGTGGGCGCCGCCGCACGAGCCGGGCTCGCACGGCTGGCGCTGACCGGGTGCACGACCAGCACCGACCACCACTACGTGTTCCCGCGCTCCGGCGGCGACGTGCTGGGCGCCACGATCTCCGCGGCGTCCACCGTGGGGCTGCGGTTCCACCCGACCCGGGGATCGATGGACCTGGGCGTCGCCGACGGCGGGTTGCCGCCGGACAGCGTCGTTCAGGACCTGGACACGATCCTGGAGTCGGTGGCGTCGGCGGTGTCGCAGTGGCACGACCCGTCGCCGGGGTCGATGCTGCGCATCGCCGCGGCGCCGTGCTCACCGTTCTCGGTGACCCAGGATCTGATGCGACAGTCCGCCGCGCAGGCCCGGGAGCTGGGGATCCGGCTGCACACGCACCTCGCCGAGACGCACGACGAGGACGACTATTGCCGGGAGAAGTTCGGCCGGACGCCGGTCGAGTACCTCTCGGACGTGGGGTGGCTGGGGCCTGACGTCTGGCTCGCGCACGGCGTGCACCTCTCCGATGCCGACGTGACGACGCTGGCCGCGGCCGGCACCGGGGTCGCGCACTGTCCGAGCTCGAACGCGCGGCTGGGCTCCGGTATCGCGCCGGTGGCCGCGCTGGTGCGGGCGGACGCGCCGCTCGGGCTCGGCGTCGACGGGGCGGCGTCGCAGGAGAACGGCGGGTTGGCCGACGAACTGCGGCAGGCGCTGTTCGCCGCGCGGCTGCGGTACGGACCGTCGGGGCTGACCGCTCGCGACGCGCTGCGGATCGCGACGATCGGCGGCGCGCGGTGCCTGGGGCGTCAGGACGAGATCGGGTCGCTGGAGGTCGGTAAGCGCGCCGACATCGCGCTGTGGCGGGTGGACGGGCCGTTCCACGCCGACATCGTCGACCCGGTGGATGCGCTGGTGTACGCGTCGCCGCCGCCGCTGGCGCGGTTGCTCGTCGAGGGGCGGACGATCGTCGTCGACGGGGTGCTCCAGACGCTCGACGTCGAGGCGGCCGGTCACGACCTCCGCACGGCCGCACGAGCCCTGGCCACAGTTTTGCCCTGA
- a CDS encoding AfsR/SARP family transcriptional regulator, whose amino-acid sequence MTLHIHLLGSPRVVLDGAEQPAPRGHKVWGLLAYLVLRETPPGRADVAGLLFPTADDPLAALRWNLSALRRLVGDPGAFRGDPLIPNWSEVPTVDVWGLRERGATPPPGSDLLGTLRFAGCPSFEIWLDAQRRHARGAVESLLHESALALLAAGDAEQSAELAGRLVTLAPYDENYHVLLVRALAVGGHGVDAARRAAACRTLFRNELGVEPGPALDAAMATRTASTTTGPATGRPAVRALLDAGEAAISAGALDPGLECLRRAVADAERLGDGAVAAAAYTALGTALVHAARGSDEEGAAVLHRALACHRAEPASLATAYVELAYVEFLRARYQRVEPWLSCAESVTSDPAQRAFALSVRGSTRSDLGRYADALDALDEAAECAADERRRSYVMSMVGRVHLLRSDLDAAADALDEALERASGSGWVTFVPWPEALRAEVDLRRGELNTARGRLEHAFALGCQIGDPCWEGLSARGLGLVRAAEGDLSGAVETLLDARRRAGRLSDGYVWVEAYALDALATVGAAAGRPETAGWVAELATLAEHSGMAELSVRAALHRRNAGAPGAAEAARALAASVDNPALTALLS is encoded by the coding sequence ATGACGTTGCACATTCACCTTCTCGGCTCTCCCCGCGTCGTCCTGGACGGCGCCGAGCAACCGGCCCCACGCGGCCACAAGGTGTGGGGCCTGCTCGCGTATCTGGTGCTCCGGGAGACGCCTCCCGGCCGGGCCGACGTCGCCGGCCTGCTGTTCCCGACGGCTGACGATCCGCTGGCGGCGCTGCGGTGGAACCTGTCCGCGCTGCGGCGGCTGGTCGGGGATCCGGGCGCCTTCCGCGGTGACCCGCTGATCCCGAACTGGTCCGAGGTACCGACCGTCGACGTCTGGGGGCTGCGTGAGCGCGGGGCTACGCCCCCGCCCGGATCGGACCTGCTCGGCACGCTGAGGTTCGCCGGCTGCCCCTCGTTCGAGATCTGGTTGGACGCGCAGCGGCGGCACGCTCGTGGTGCGGTCGAGTCGCTGCTGCACGAGAGCGCGCTGGCGCTGTTGGCGGCCGGGGACGCGGAGCAGAGCGCCGAACTCGCCGGGCGGTTGGTCACGCTCGCGCCGTACGACGAGAACTACCACGTCCTGCTGGTCCGGGCGCTGGCCGTCGGCGGTCACGGCGTGGACGCCGCCCGGCGAGCCGCGGCCTGCCGGACGCTGTTCCGGAACGAGCTGGGCGTCGAGCCCGGCCCGGCGCTCGACGCGGCGATGGCCACCCGGACGGCGTCCACGACCACCGGGCCGGCCACCGGCCGCCCGGCGGTGCGGGCGCTGCTAGACGCCGGCGAGGCAGCGATCAGCGCAGGCGCGCTGGACCCCGGATTGGAGTGCCTACGGCGCGCGGTCGCGGACGCCGAACGGCTCGGTGACGGCGCGGTCGCCGCGGCGGCCTACACCGCGCTCGGCACGGCGCTCGTGCACGCCGCCCGGGGCAGCGACGAGGAGGGGGCGGCTGTCCTGCACCGGGCGCTGGCCTGCCACCGCGCCGAGCCGGCGTCGCTCGCCACCGCGTACGTCGAGCTGGCGTACGTCGAGTTTCTGCGAGCCCGCTACCAGCGGGTGGAGCCATGGTTGAGCTGCGCGGAGAGCGTGACCAGCGATCCGGCGCAGCGGGCGTTCGCGCTGTCCGTGCGCGGCAGCACGCGGTCCGACCTGGGTCGGTACGCCGATGCGCTGGACGCGCTGGACGAGGCCGCCGAGTGCGCCGCGGACGAGCGCAGACGGTCCTACGTGATGTCGATGGTCGGGCGCGTGCATTTGCTGCGCAGCGACCTCGACGCGGCGGCCGACGCGCTGGACGAGGCGCTGGAGCGCGCGTCCGGGAGCGGGTGGGTCACGTTCGTCCCGTGGCCGGAGGCGCTCCGGGCCGAGGTGGATCTGAGACGGGGAGAACTGAACACCGCACGGGGTCGGCTGGAGCACGCGTTCGCGCTCGGCTGCCAGATCGGCGATCCGTGCTGGGAGGGCCTCTCGGCACGTGGGCTCGGCCTGGTCCGGGCCGCCGAGGGAGACCTGTCCGGCGCGGTCGAGACGCTGCTGGACGCCAGGCGGCGCGCGGGCAGGCTTTCGGACGGGTACGTCTGGGTCGAGGCGTACGCGCTGGACGCGTTGGCCACGGTCGGTGCCGCCGCGGGCCGCCCGGAGACCGCCGGGTGGGTCGCGGAACTCGCCACGCTCGCCGAGCACAGCGGGATGGCGGAGCTCAGCGTGCGGGCCGCGCTGCACCGCCGGAACGCCGGTGCGCCGGGAGCCGCCGAGGCCGCCCGCGCCCTAGCCGCGTCCGTAGACAACCCCGCCCTGACCGCCCTCCTCAGCTAG
- the uraH gene encoding hydroxyisourate hydrolase has translation MTLSTHVLDATTGRPADGVRTVWDSWSDGTWTPVATRETDGDGRISDWGATELGLGVHRLVFATGAWFAARRQRTFYPEVSVVFEVTDTAAHHHVPLLLSPFAYSTYRGS, from the coding sequence TTGACTCTCTCGACGCACGTCCTGGACGCGACTACCGGACGCCCGGCCGACGGCGTGCGGACCGTCTGGGACAGCTGGTCCGACGGAACCTGGACGCCGGTCGCCACCCGGGAGACCGACGGCGACGGCCGGATCTCCGACTGGGGCGCCACCGAGCTCGGGCTCGGCGTGCACCGCCTGGTCTTCGCCACCGGAGCGTGGTTCGCCGCGCGACGGCAGCGCACGTTCTACCCCGAGGTGTCGGTGGTCTTCGAGGTCACCGACACCGCGGCACACCACCACGTGCCGCTCCTGCTGTCGCCGTTCGCCTACTCCACCTACCGCGGGAGCTGA
- a CDS encoding PucR family transcriptional regulator, protein MLLGELLETGDLGLRPLVLPSGAERRAIVDVYTTDLTDPGRYLTGGELVLTGLVWWSAEAAAGFVDALVDSGATALGAGEAALGGVPDELTDVCRRRGLPLFAVPASLSFAEITRRVLAGNAPARPVGRRLLAVLAGRAGLNRLLDVAAAELGEPCAVLSPVAGVIAGAPPPERAALVHAVLTAPRLPASVTVAGRRIRLLPADAPDRHRTVAWFVACPAELADAMVLAEELAGLVALERARVDAGRRAERRLADQVLRALTAGGDAAAELLPALRVAGIGPGTPVTVLVSDGELGVAVLDEVLRTAVPDPVVGVRGGTTLAVVPSRDLTADQLADAVRAGYAAVAAGLGGARLPTGVSGTVAAGPALFAALEEARHAAGLAAARSEAAAVVTADEIDSHMLLLGSVPDEVRRAYRNRVLGPVLAYDSTHDAELVATLTAFLDHAGSWSRCAEVLHLHVNTVRYRIAKVEQLTGRNLGRLDDRVDLFLALRLG, encoded by the coding sequence GTGCTGCTCGGAGAGCTGCTCGAGACGGGTGACCTGGGGCTACGGCCGCTGGTGCTGCCGTCGGGTGCTGAGCGGCGGGCGATCGTGGACGTCTACACGACCGACCTGACGGACCCCGGCCGGTACCTGACCGGCGGGGAGCTGGTGCTCACCGGGTTGGTCTGGTGGTCGGCCGAGGCGGCTGCCGGGTTCGTGGATGCGCTGGTGGACTCCGGTGCGACGGCGCTGGGGGCGGGGGAAGCGGCCCTGGGCGGTGTTCCGGACGAGTTGACGGACGTCTGCCGACGCCGGGGGTTGCCGCTCTTCGCCGTACCGGCCTCGCTGTCGTTCGCCGAGATCACTCGCCGGGTGCTGGCCGGGAACGCGCCCGCCCGGCCGGTGGGGCGTCGGCTGCTGGCGGTGCTCGCCGGGCGGGCCGGCCTGAACCGGCTGCTGGACGTCGCGGCGGCCGAACTGGGGGAGCCGTGTGCGGTGCTGAGCCCGGTCGCGGGCGTGATCGCCGGTGCGCCGCCGCCGGAGCGCGCTGCGCTCGTCCACGCGGTGCTCACCGCACCGCGGCTCCCGGCGTCGGTGACCGTGGCGGGCCGCCGGATCCGGCTGCTGCCGGCCGACGCGCCCGACCGGCACCGGACCGTCGCCTGGTTCGTCGCCTGCCCGGCCGAGCTGGCCGACGCCATGGTGCTCGCCGAGGAGCTCGCCGGGCTGGTCGCGTTGGAACGAGCCAGGGTCGACGCCGGACGCCGCGCCGAGCGCCGCCTCGCCGACCAGGTGCTCCGGGCGCTGACCGCGGGCGGCGACGCGGCCGCAGAGCTGCTGCCGGCGCTGCGGGTCGCGGGGATCGGGCCCGGTACCCCGGTGACCGTGCTGGTCAGCGACGGTGAGCTGGGGGTCGCGGTGCTCGACGAGGTGCTCCGGACCGCGGTACCCGACCCGGTCGTCGGCGTCCGTGGCGGGACGACGTTGGCCGTCGTGCCGTCCCGTGACCTGACCGCGGACCAGCTGGCCGACGCCGTCCGCGCCGGGTACGCCGCGGTGGCAGCGGGTCTGGGCGGTGCCCGGCTGCCCACCGGCGTGAGCGGCACGGTCGCGGCCGGCCCCGCGCTGTTCGCCGCGTTGGAGGAGGCGCGGCACGCCGCCGGGCTCGCGGCGGCCCGGAGCGAGGCCGCCGCGGTGGTCACCGCCGACGAGATCGACTCGCACATGCTCCTGCTCGGCAGCGTCCCGGACGAGGTGCGCCGCGCGTACCGCAACCGGGTGCTCGGCCCCGTGCTCGCCTACGACAGCACGCACGACGCGGAGCTGGTCGCGACGCTGACCGCGTTCCTCGACCACGCCGGCTCCTGGAGCCGGTGCGCCGAGGTGCTGCACCTGCACGTGAACACGGTCCGCTACCGGATCGCCAAGGTCGAGCAGCTGACCGGCCGGAACCTGGGCAGGCTGGACGACCGCGTCGACCTGTTTCTCGCGCTCCGGCTGGGCTAG
- a CDS encoding Uma2 family endonuclease: MSTEPRFRIPLPPNGEWTEADLDALRADVPYRTEIVDGNLIVSPRPSLWHNDVIRVVANALVAAAPPGLWAYLESEIRWSNGEYVRHSLAPDVLVAPRHLRDERQRYAPPDLVQLVVEVESPSSTNMDRETKPLRYAELGIRSMWRIEDGPKLVEYRLTRESGAEIVQTVTTGTFTTEVPFRVTLDLDILR, encoded by the coding sequence ATGAGCACGGAGCCGCGCTTCCGAATCCCCCTGCCGCCGAACGGCGAGTGGACGGAGGCGGACCTCGACGCACTACGGGCTGACGTTCCCTACCGGACCGAAATCGTCGACGGGAACCTGATAGTGAGCCCCCGCCCCTCGCTCTGGCACAACGACGTTATCCGAGTAGTCGCGAATGCGCTGGTGGCAGCTGCCCCACCAGGCCTGTGGGCCTATCTCGAATCAGAGATCCGATGGTCCAACGGTGAGTACGTGCGTCATTCGCTCGCCCCGGACGTGCTAGTAGCTCCCAGGCACTTGCGTGACGAGCGGCAGCGCTATGCGCCGCCGGATCTCGTGCAGCTTGTCGTCGAGGTGGAGTCACCGTCCTCGACGAATATGGATCGTGAAACCAAGCCTCTGCGCTACGCGGAGCTCGGCATCCGGTCGATGTGGCGAATCGAGGACGGGCCGAAGCTGGTCGAGTACCGGCTCACGCGGGAGTCCGGTGCGGAGATCGTGCAGACCGTGACCACGGGTACGTTCACCACGGAGGTCCCGTTTCGAGTGACGCTCGACCTCGACATCCTTCGCTAG
- a CDS encoding DUF4242 domain-containing protein translates to MPKFVIEREIPGLGASSPEELRAISQKSRAVLNELSPHVQWIQSYVTDDKMYCVYVADDAELVREHARRGGFPADRVSEVRTTVDVTSAE, encoded by the coding sequence ATGCCGAAGTTCGTCATCGAGCGGGAGATCCCAGGCTTGGGCGCGTCGAGCCCGGAGGAACTGCGTGCGATCTCGCAGAAGTCGCGCGCCGTGCTGAACGAGCTGAGCCCGCACGTCCAGTGGATACAGAGCTACGTCACCGACGACAAGATGTACTGCGTCTACGTCGCCGATGACGCGGAGTTGGTGCGGGAGCACGCGCGCCGGGGCGGGTTCCCGGCCGACCGGGTGAGCGAGGTCCGGACGACCGTCGACGTGACGTCCGCCGAGTAA